The following are encoded in a window of Telmatobacter sp. DSM 110680 genomic DNA:
- a CDS encoding DUF4965 domain-containing protein — protein sequence MKHSLVKAAAAVVLALCCSALVAQTNGAAPLRAPATPLIVHDPYFSVWSTSDQLTGGPTRHWTGTAQEFNGIVRVDGQNFRYLGNADGSGPALEETDRKLTPTRTIITLQNNKIELRICFLTPAFPDDMKVMSRPVTYLTWDVKSRDGAEHDVTLYLDVDGSIATNNAGEAVAWSRAKIPGLHLLRVGTQRQPMLEQWGDNVRINWGYFYLGVPDADSASLAAGNENDRDRFNDSGKLPESDDLDQPRVPQSRYPSPPLLDVALPLGKVGSSGVTRHVLLAYDDVYSIEYMHQKLLPYWRTEFPTFTAMLEAADRDYMTLAKRAEQYDAELEHDLVQAGGKEYAAIAILAFRQAIAAHKLVEDADGIPFFMPKENFSNGSISTVDVIYPSAPMFLFLNPKLVEAQLEPVARYAETPHWKFPFAPHDLGVYPLANGQLYGGGEISEDDQMPVEESGNMILLFAAVAHAEHDTSFAKRHWPLLTKWADYLLEKGFDPENQLCTDDFAGHLAHNTNLSIKAIEALATYAQLAKQLGEAKTAEKYDAAAKSMAAKWVQMAADGDHYRLAFDKTGTWSQKYNLVWDTLLGVHMFPADVAAKEIAFYKTKSNPYGLPLDNRAKYTKLDWSIWSATMATNPADFQAIVHPIFQFLNQTPDRIPMTDWYDTVTAHHVGFQARSVVGGVYIKMLADPELWNKWAERGLRTH from the coding sequence ATGAAACACTCGCTCGTGAAAGCAGCCGCAGCCGTGGTACTCGCACTCTGTTGCTCAGCCCTTGTAGCGCAGACAAACGGGGCGGCTCCACTGCGCGCGCCTGCAACTCCGCTGATCGTACATGACCCTTATTTCAGCGTCTGGTCCACATCCGATCAGCTCACTGGCGGCCCCACGCGGCATTGGACGGGCACGGCGCAGGAGTTTAACGGCATCGTCCGTGTCGATGGCCAGAATTTTCGATATCTCGGTAATGCCGACGGCTCGGGTCCAGCGCTTGAAGAGACCGATCGCAAATTGACCCCGACCCGAACCATCATCACACTTCAAAATAACAAGATCGAGCTTCGTATCTGCTTTCTCACGCCGGCATTTCCCGACGACATGAAAGTTATGTCCCGTCCTGTCACATATCTCACCTGGGATGTGAAATCACGCGACGGCGCCGAGCATGACGTGACCCTGTATCTTGACGTCGATGGTTCGATTGCCACCAATAACGCGGGGGAGGCAGTTGCTTGGTCGCGCGCCAAAATTCCGGGACTACATCTATTGCGCGTTGGAACGCAAAGGCAACCGATGCTGGAGCAGTGGGGCGACAACGTACGCATTAACTGGGGATATTTCTACCTTGGCGTTCCAGACGCGGACAGCGCTTCGCTCGCGGCCGGAAACGAGAATGATCGGGATCGCTTCAACGATAGCGGCAAGTTGCCGGAAAGCGACGATCTTGATCAGCCGCGTGTACCGCAAAGCCGTTATCCTTCTCCGCCCCTGCTCGATGTTGCGCTGCCACTAGGGAAGGTCGGTTCATCCGGTGTAACACGACACGTTTTGCTTGCTTATGACGATGTGTATTCGATCGAGTACATGCATCAGAAGCTGCTCCCCTATTGGCGCACGGAGTTTCCTACTTTCACCGCCATGCTTGAGGCGGCTGATCGAGACTACATGACGCTTGCGAAGCGCGCCGAGCAATACGATGCCGAGTTGGAACACGATCTCGTGCAAGCCGGGGGCAAAGAGTATGCAGCGATTGCGATTCTTGCTTTTCGTCAAGCAATCGCTGCGCACAAGCTCGTAGAAGACGCTGACGGAATTCCGTTCTTTATGCCCAAGGAGAATTTCAGTAACGGTTCAATCTCAACCGTGGACGTCATCTATCCTTCGGCGCCAATGTTTCTATTCCTGAATCCCAAGCTGGTCGAAGCACAGCTTGAGCCCGTGGCTCGCTATGCGGAGACGCCGCATTGGAAGTTTCCGTTTGCGCCGCACGATCTGGGAGTGTATCCGTTGGCGAACGGCCAGCTCTATGGCGGAGGCGAGATAAGCGAAGACGACCAGATGCCGGTGGAAGAGTCCGGTAACATGATTCTGCTCTTCGCCGCAGTCGCGCACGCTGAACACGACACATCTTTTGCTAAGCGCCATTGGCCGCTGCTCACCAAATGGGCAGATTATCTTCTCGAGAAGGGTTTCGATCCGGAGAATCAACTGTGCACTGATGACTTTGCTGGTCACCTGGCGCACAACACGAATCTATCGATCAAAGCGATTGAAGCCCTGGCGACTTACGCTCAACTGGCGAAGCAATTGGGAGAAGCGAAGACAGCCGAGAAGTATGACGCGGCGGCCAAGTCAATGGCAGCGAAGTGGGTGCAGATGGCTGCCGACGGCGACCACTACCGCCTCGCGTTTGATAAAACCGGCACCTGGAGTCAGAAATACAATCTGGTATGGGACACGCTACTTGGGGTTCACATGTTTCCTGCCGATGTTGCGGCCAAGGAGATTGCGTTTTATAAGACCAAAAGCAATCCCTATGGATTGCCACTCGACAATCGAGCGAAATACACCAAGCTCGACTGGTCGATCTGGTCAGCTACGATGGCGACGAATCCAGCAGACTTTCAGGCGATTGTTCATCCCATCTTCCAATTTCTGAATCAGACCCCGGATCGTATACCTATGACGGACTGGTACGACACGGTGACAGCGCATCATGTTGGTTTTCAAGCGAGATCCGTGGTAGGCGGCGTCTATATCAAGATGCTGGCTGATCCAGAGCTATGGAACAAGTGGGCGGAACGCGGCCTGCGCACGCATTGA
- a CDS encoding tetratricopeptide repeat protein produces the protein MKTLTMKLIATSLVICTAPILWANSSLDLPRTDELVKSAEMKGDLERIHNNYFLAISYYRQALRADPRNPSLLNKIGISELKLGDRGPARKYFSQALKADPKNISALNNLGAVAYLDKKYKPAVKYLKQALELDESSAPAHLNLAEAWLGMGEVDRAMTEYARAIELDADILSDSATGVSARVSTPEQRARVDYLIAKAYAKRGNLDGALEYLGRAKELRFAELSRVYKDQEFASLWMDPRLEKIIKR, from the coding sequence ATGAAGACTCTTACGATGAAGCTTATTGCAACCAGCCTTGTTATTTGTACGGCCCCCATATTGTGGGCGAACTCCTCCCTCGATCTCCCCAGGACCGACGAGCTAGTTAAGTCTGCGGAGATGAAAGGCGACCTCGAAAGAATTCACAACAACTACTTTCTGGCGATCTCTTACTACAGGCAAGCTCTGCGGGCAGACCCGCGAAACCCTTCACTTCTGAACAAGATCGGTATCTCTGAATTGAAACTAGGTGACCGGGGACCCGCCCGCAAGTACTTCAGCCAGGCATTGAAAGCGGATCCCAAGAACATTTCAGCTCTCAACAATCTTGGCGCCGTCGCATATCTGGACAAGAAGTACAAACCGGCTGTCAAATACCTGAAACAGGCCCTCGAACTCGACGAGTCCAGCGCTCCTGCTCATCTCAACCTGGCCGAAGCCTGGCTGGGAATGGGAGAGGTTGATCGCGCGATGACGGAATACGCAAGGGCGATCGAACTGGATGCCGACATCCTGAGCGATAGTGCGACGGGGGTCTCTGCTCGCGTAAGCACTCCTGAACAACGCGCGCGCGTCGATTACCTCATCGCGAAGGCATATGCCAAACGTGGCAATCTCGATGGCGCCTTGGAGTATCTGGGTCGCGCCAAGGAGCTGCGATTCGCAGAACTATCCAGAGTCTACAAAGATCAGGAATTTGCTTCGTTGTGGATGGACCCTCGTCTGGAAAAGATCATCAAGCGGTAG
- a CDS encoding malectin domain-containing carbohydrate-binding protein, producing the protein MNSKRHKMTTGSTETVERELERAELATLLEGKEFVRAPKLAHLLSYLCEKYFAGEANQIKEYSIALEVFQRRDSFDQDSDSIVRVEANRLRKRLAEYYAGEGASHQVRITVPVGQYVPKFESNLSRTPLEPRTSISQESSAVADTLALKKTTDRQRWGPRQWWLTGTVGLLLLGMGITFGLIRARKERNASPPVSGIEAAAPPVESLIGPPTGQEIRILAGSSRSLVDHAGKLWSADYGFSGGEALKTTAAHIARTQDPFFYRTNRQGQFRYDIPLPKGIYELHLHFAETVFGPESGGSGGEGSRIMTVRANGKTLLKRFDVVEDAGASLTADVKVFPEITPASDGMLHLEFAGEDGKQATLSAIEVLPGLHGHIRPVRLLARQTPYYSNDSHWWSPDNYFAGGQLASFTTPVTGTDDPELFESERWGNFSYAIPVAPGKYTVTLFFAARHDSPGALLNSENKGTEAEHIFNVFCNGKVLLQNFNLTREAHGTAAQSRRFAGLEPNSQGKLLIEFVPVEGYPTVVGIEVLPQ; encoded by the coding sequence TTGAATTCAAAGCGTCACAAGATGACGACAGGAAGTACCGAAACCGTTGAGCGCGAACTGGAAAGGGCAGAGCTTGCAACCCTGCTGGAAGGGAAGGAGTTCGTTCGCGCCCCTAAACTTGCCCACTTGCTGTCGTACCTCTGCGAGAAGTACTTTGCCGGGGAGGCGAATCAGATCAAGGAGTACTCCATAGCGCTAGAGGTGTTCCAGCGTAGGGACTCGTTTGATCAGGATTCTGATTCCATTGTGAGAGTCGAAGCGAATCGGCTGCGCAAACGGCTCGCGGAGTACTATGCCGGCGAAGGCGCATCCCACCAGGTGCGCATCACTGTTCCGGTGGGACAATACGTACCGAAGTTCGAGAGCAATTTGAGCAGAACTCCGCTTGAACCCCGCACTTCAATTTCTCAAGAAAGCAGCGCAGTCGCCGATACTCTGGCCCTGAAAAAGACCACGGACCGGCAACGCTGGGGACCCAGACAATGGTGGCTCACCGGAACCGTCGGCTTGCTGCTTCTAGGCATGGGCATCACCTTCGGATTGATCCGCGCCCGGAAGGAAAGAAACGCCTCGCCCCCAGTGTCGGGTATTGAAGCGGCTGCGCCACCAGTTGAATCGCTCATAGGGCCTCCAACTGGCCAGGAGATTCGAATCCTGGCGGGCAGTAGCCGAAGCCTGGTCGACCATGCTGGTAAGCTTTGGAGCGCGGATTATGGTTTTTCCGGCGGTGAGGCCTTGAAGACCACCGCCGCGCATATTGCGCGCACGCAGGATCCATTCTTCTATCGAACTAACAGGCAGGGGCAGTTTCGCTACGACATACCGCTGCCGAAAGGTATCTACGAACTGCATCTTCATTTTGCTGAGACAGTGTTCGGGCCGGAATCTGGAGGTTCCGGCGGTGAGGGCAGCCGCATCATGACGGTTCGCGCAAATGGAAAGACGCTGCTAAAACGGTTCGACGTGGTGGAGGATGCCGGAGCGAGCCTCACAGCCGACGTCAAAGTCTTTCCCGAAATCACTCCAGCGTCGGACGGGATGCTCCATCTCGAATTTGCCGGCGAAGATGGTAAGCAGGCGACGCTCTCTGCGATTGAAGTTCTGCCCGGACTTCATGGGCACATACGCCCAGTGCGCCTTCTCGCCAGGCAAACCCCTTACTATTCGAACGACAGCCATTGGTGGAGCCCGGATAACTATTTTGCAGGTGGACAACTCGCGTCGTTCACGACGCCTGTTACTGGCACCGACGATCCTGAACTATTCGAATCGGAGCGATGGGGCAACTTCTCCTATGCAATTCCGGTTGCGCCGGGCAAATACACAGTGACGTTATTCTTTGCGGCGCGACACGATAGCCCTGGAGCATTGTTGAATTCCGAAAACAAAGGTACGGAGGCCGAGCATATTTTTAATGTGTTCTGCAACGGAAAAGTGCTGCTACAAAACTTCAACCTCACGAGGGAAGCGCACGGGACCGCTGCCCAGAGTCGCAGATTCGCTGGACTTGAGCCGAACTCACAGGGAAAGCTGCTCATTGAGTTTGTTCCCGTCGAAGGCTATCCGACTGTCGTCGGAATCGAGGTCCTGCCGCAGTAG
- a CDS encoding acetylxylan esterase, which translates to MTVFKLKFALIYLVSTVCAFVISPAAAQTPVTFTSDQDHQNMMDQLGIKALRPGPSGDEKAPNHANYDESRANPYPNVPDPLTMNDGQKVTTPAMWWDKRRPELIEMFSKYVYGRVPNNVPKVKWTVNTVDHEMIGFTPVIAKDVEGIVDNSSSPDISVHMHMMLVLPARAKGPVPVLMMFGRAAFPYPNEPAGGDLDKINKAWESVLIQQDPSLKQVFEQHPAWQPIKATPFQFPQLNEDGGLPNPWQLVAAGWGFALFDPASVQADDGAGITRGIIGLVNKGQPRKPEDWGALRAWAWGAARGLDYLETDSAVDAKHVGIEGVSRYGKAALVTMAFDQRFAMVLVGSSGKGGATLLRRNFGEAVESLTGGEYYWMAGNFMKYGASEGTFGSMTPGDIPVDSNELIALCAPRLTFISYGIPAKGDANWLDHKGSFMATVDASRVFTLLGAKGLAVEGDYRTAQMPPANTGLLDGQLAWRQHDGGHTDAPNMKYFIEWADKKIGHTATQ; encoded by the coding sequence GTGACGGTCTTCAAGTTGAAGTTTGCACTGATCTACCTTGTCTCAACAGTTTGCGCATTTGTCATAAGTCCCGCTGCAGCGCAAACGCCGGTCACATTCACGTCCGACCAGGACCACCAGAACATGATGGACCAGCTTGGCATTAAGGCGCTTCGGCCCGGCCCGAGCGGTGACGAAAAGGCGCCCAATCACGCCAACTACGACGAGTCCCGGGCGAATCCATACCCGAATGTGCCGGACCCGCTCACCATGAACGACGGACAGAAGGTGACTACTCCCGCAATGTGGTGGGATAAGCGGCGTCCAGAACTGATAGAAATGTTTTCGAAGTACGTTTATGGCCGGGTTCCAAACAATGTCCCAAAGGTTAAGTGGACAGTCAACACCGTTGATCACGAAATGATTGGATTTACGCCGGTGATCGCAAAGGACGTCGAGGGCATTGTTGACAACTCCTCGTCTCCAGACATCAGCGTCCATATGCACATGATGCTGGTATTACCGGCTCGCGCCAAGGGGCCGGTGCCAGTGTTGATGATGTTTGGGCGCGCTGCGTTCCCATATCCCAACGAACCCGCGGGTGGCGATCTCGATAAGATCAACAAGGCTTGGGAGTCTGTGCTTATTCAGCAAGACCCATCATTGAAGCAGGTTTTTGAGCAGCATCCCGCGTGGCAACCGATTAAGGCCACTCCATTCCAATTTCCACAATTGAATGAAGATGGCGGTCTGCCGAACCCCTGGCAGTTGGTTGCAGCGGGATGGGGATTTGCTCTCTTCGACCCCGCCAGCGTTCAGGCCGACGATGGAGCAGGAATTACGCGCGGGATTATAGGCCTCGTCAACAAAGGGCAACCGCGCAAGCCTGAAGACTGGGGCGCGCTACGGGCGTGGGCGTGGGGCGCCGCTCGCGGACTGGATTATCTGGAAACCGATTCTGCCGTAGACGCAAAGCATGTTGGTATCGAGGGCGTTTCTCGCTACGGCAAAGCCGCGCTCGTCACGATGGCATTCGATCAGCGATTTGCCATGGTGCTGGTGGGCTCGTCAGGAAAAGGGGGAGCCACCCTGCTCCGTCGCAATTTCGGAGAAGCCGTGGAGAGCTTGACGGGGGGCGAATACTACTGGATGGCGGGAAACTTCATGAAGTACGGCGCCTCTGAGGGAACATTCGGAAGCATGACGCCTGGCGATATTCCTGTTGATTCCAATGAACTGATCGCTCTGTGCGCGCCGCGCTTGACATTCATCAGCTATGGAATTCCCGCGAAGGGCGACGCTAATTGGCTCGATCATAAAGGCAGCTTCATGGCGACTGTGGACGCGAGCCGGGTCTTCACTTTGCTGGGCGCGAAAGGTCTTGCCGTCGAAGGCGATTACCGTACAGCACAAATGCCGCCCGCAAACACTGGACTCCTCGATGGGCAACTCGCCTGGCGCCAGCACGATGGCGGGCACACTGACGCTCCGAATATGAAGTACTTTATCGAGTGGGCCGACAAGAAAATCGGACACACGGCGACACAATAA
- a CDS encoding SGNH/GDSL hydrolase family protein has translation MPRTWVASWGASQQVPEPQNALPAEDLTDATIRQIFHLSVGGSAVRVHFSNAFGTETLHVDSVHVARPVSSVSSSIDAASDRPLTFAGSTEAVIPPGAELISDPIDYVVAPLSDLAVSFHLQSPPAQQTGHPGSRTTSYFIHGNVVNAASLTEPKHVDHWYQVSEIDVQTPVGSAAVVVLGDSITDGHGATTNGNDRWTDVLANKLQSSQATRNIGVSNQGIGGNHLLTDGLGPNALSRFDRDVLAPAGVHWVIVFEGVNDLGGLARDGEVAPSQHTALVGRVIEAYQQMIARAHAHGIRVIGATITPYVGSSYYHPGPLSEADRQAVNQWIRAAGNFDAVLDFDSVVRDPQHPDQLLPAYDCGDHLHPSPAGYKAMGNAIPLALFQGAD, from the coding sequence ATGCCCCGAACTTGGGTTGCGAGTTGGGGCGCGTCTCAGCAAGTCCCTGAACCTCAGAACGCCTTGCCGGCGGAGGACCTCACCGATGCGACAATTCGACAGATCTTCCATCTCTCTGTTGGCGGTTCGGCAGTTCGCGTCCATTTTTCCAACGCTTTCGGAACGGAAACACTTCATGTTGATTCGGTGCACGTTGCGCGGCCAGTCTCGTCAGTCTCCTCTTCGATTGACGCGGCGAGCGACAGGCCATTGACGTTCGCTGGAAGTACTGAGGCCGTGATTCCTCCAGGCGCAGAATTGATCTCAGACCCGATCGACTACGTGGTGGCGCCGCTCTCTGATTTAGCCGTGAGTTTCCATCTGCAATCCCCGCCCGCGCAGCAGACTGGCCATCCGGGATCGCGGACGACTTCCTATTTCATTCACGGCAATGTGGTGAACGCTGCCTCCCTGACCGAACCGAAGCACGTAGATCACTGGTACCAAGTTTCAGAGATTGACGTGCAGACTCCAGTTGGGTCCGCAGCGGTAGTCGTGCTGGGCGATTCCATCACCGATGGGCACGGCGCCACGACCAATGGAAACGATCGCTGGACCGACGTGCTGGCGAACAAACTCCAGAGTTCACAGGCAACGCGCAATATAGGCGTATCGAATCAGGGCATCGGCGGAAATCATCTTTTGACTGACGGCCTTGGGCCAAACGCATTGTCGCGCTTCGATCGCGACGTGCTGGCGCCGGCGGGCGTCCACTGGGTTATCGTCTTCGAAGGCGTGAATGACCTTGGCGGTTTAGCAAGGGACGGCGAAGTGGCTCCATCCCAGCACACCGCACTTGTTGGACGTGTAATCGAGGCCTATCAGCAGATGATTGCACGCGCGCACGCCCATGGCATTCGTGTGATTGGAGCTACGATCACGCCCTACGTCGGATCGAGCTATTATCACCCAGGTCCACTGAGCGAAGCTGACAGGCAAGCCGTAAACCAGTGGATTCGTGCTGCAGGAAACTTCGATGCTGTGCTCGATTTCGACAGCGTAGTCCGCGACCCGCAGCATCCGGATCAGCTTTTGCCTGCGTACGACTGTGGAGATCACCTGCATCCGTCCCCCGCAGGGTACAAGGCAATGGGCAATGCGATTCCACTTGCCCTGTTTCAAGGTGCAGACTGA
- the dinB gene encoding DNA polymerase IV codes for MRAALPIEAEQTAILMDTRKIIHVDMDAFYASVEQRDTPQLRGQPVVVAWRGKRSVVCAASYEARKFGVRSAMPAVQAERLCPHAVFIPPDFLRYRAVSRSVREIFLRHTDLVEPLSLDEAYLDVTKNKTGLPSATHVARTIREQIRQELQLTASAGIAANKFLAKIASDWRKPDGLFVIKPDEAIDFLTPLAVNRLPGVGKVTARRLADLGVRTVGEIRSFESGVLQQQFGRYGIRLFELARGIDDNPVEPNRPTQSISAEDTFESDILLEETDAMIRSLAEKVWLASLKEPRTARTVVLKLKTAEFSILTRSHTPAWPPASCEDLVSIALALREKVLLSPGQKFRLVGIGLSNFRDAMTDPMENRLFD; via the coding sequence ATGCGGGCGGCTCTGCCAATTGAGGCTGAGCAGACGGCAATCCTAATGGACACTCGCAAGATCATTCACGTAGATATGGATGCCTTCTACGCATCGGTAGAACAGCGGGATACGCCGCAACTGCGAGGGCAGCCCGTCGTCGTGGCTTGGCGCGGCAAGCGCTCAGTGGTTTGTGCGGCTTCGTACGAAGCGAGGAAGTTTGGAGTCCGGTCTGCAATGCCGGCTGTTCAAGCTGAGCGTTTATGTCCGCACGCAGTTTTTATTCCACCAGACTTTTTGCGCTATCGTGCCGTATCGAGAAGCGTGCGAGAGATCTTTCTGCGCCACACTGACCTTGTGGAACCGCTCTCATTGGACGAAGCCTATCTGGATGTCACCAAAAATAAGACCGGGCTTCCAAGCGCTACACATGTAGCACGCACGATTCGCGAACAGATTCGACAAGAGCTGCAGTTGACCGCATCTGCCGGGATCGCAGCTAACAAATTCCTCGCCAAGATTGCCTCAGACTGGCGCAAGCCTGACGGATTGTTCGTCATCAAGCCGGATGAAGCGATCGACTTCCTCACTCCCCTCGCCGTCAATCGTTTGCCCGGAGTAGGGAAAGTCACGGCGAGACGACTTGCGGATCTAGGGGTGCGGACAGTCGGAGAAATCAGAAGCTTTGAATCTGGTGTTCTACAACAGCAATTTGGTCGCTACGGAATTCGTCTTTTCGAACTGGCTCGCGGAATCGACGATAATCCCGTCGAACCAAACCGGCCAACCCAGTCGATATCCGCCGAAGACACATTTGAATCGGACATACTGTTAGAGGAGACAGACGCCATGATTCGTAGTCTCGCAGAAAAGGTATGGCTGGCATCGCTTAAAGAGCCGAGGACAGCGCGCACGGTCGTGCTGAAGCTGAAAACGGCGGAGTTCAGCATCCTTACACGAAGCCATACGCCTGCTTGGCCTCCGGCTTCCTGCGAAGACCTCGTCAGCATCGCCTTAGCGCTGCGGGAAAAGGTGCTTCTGAGTCCGGGACAGAAATTTCGACTGGTGGGTATTGGACTCTCGAACTTTCGCGACGCCATGACCGACCCAATGGAGAATCGACTGTTTGATTGA
- a CDS encoding FAD/NAD(P)-binding oxidoreductase → MTSFDVVVVGAGPAGMAAATAASTGGANVCIVDENAHCGGQIWRGYDLAVKAPDQRFVQLRSALERGQVVVRYGTRVVANPARYILRLETATSAEDIRYRRLILATGARERFLPFPGWSLPGVMGAGGLQAMIKQGLQIEGKRVVLSGSGPLLLAVAANLSKNGAHILGIFEQASAARLARFGLKLLRHPGKLRDGTAYRSATLSIPYRTGSWVTQAQGKDRLQSVTVAARGSTRTIACDYLGCGFHLIPNLELPRLLQCALRSGYVHVNEQQETSVKDVYCVGESTGVGGLEKALCEGEIAGLVSAGRSAAHLFKRRDRYRRFARELDRTFTPRPELSQLAAPDTLICRCEDVSREALGSMHSWREAKLHTRCGMGPCQGRICGPAAEFLLGWNAERSRPPALPARLSTLGSPIEKARSTM, encoded by the coding sequence GTGACCAGCTTCGACGTGGTAGTGGTCGGCGCCGGACCCGCAGGAATGGCGGCTGCAACAGCGGCATCCACCGGTGGGGCTAACGTTTGCATCGTAGATGAAAATGCACATTGCGGCGGACAAATCTGGCGCGGATACGATCTGGCCGTAAAGGCGCCAGATCAACGATTCGTACAATTGCGGAGCGCACTTGAGCGTGGACAGGTTGTCGTGCGCTATGGGACAAGAGTTGTGGCGAATCCTGCGCGTTACATCCTGCGGCTCGAAACTGCTACCTCAGCCGAGGACATTCGTTATCGTCGTCTGATTCTCGCTACGGGAGCACGTGAGCGTTTCCTGCCGTTTCCCGGATGGAGCCTCCCGGGCGTGATGGGAGCAGGCGGCCTTCAGGCGATGATCAAGCAGGGTCTGCAGATTGAGGGAAAGCGGGTGGTGCTTTCGGGAAGCGGGCCTCTGTTGCTGGCCGTAGCTGCCAACCTCTCAAAAAATGGGGCACACATTCTCGGCATCTTCGAACAAGCATCTGCCGCGCGCTTAGCTCGATTTGGTTTGAAGCTTCTTCGTCATCCGGGGAAATTGCGAGACGGCACCGCTTATCGCTCGGCAACCCTTTCGATCCCCTACAGGACCGGATCGTGGGTGACGCAGGCGCAAGGTAAAGACCGCTTGCAATCGGTAACGGTCGCGGCGAGAGGTAGCACGCGCACAATCGCATGCGACTACCTTGGCTGTGGATTCCACCTGATCCCAAACCTTGAACTGCCGCGCTTGCTGCAATGTGCGCTTCGGTCCGGCTATGTGCACGTGAACGAACAGCAAGAGACATCCGTGAAAGACGTCTACTGCGTCGGAGAATCTACGGGCGTTGGCGGTTTGGAGAAGGCGCTCTGCGAAGGCGAAATTGCAGGACTGGTATCTGCGGGGCGTTCGGCTGCGCATTTGTTCAAGCGACGAGATCGGTATCGGCGGTTTGCCAGAGAACTAGACCGAACCTTCACTCCGAGGCCCGAGTTGAGCCAGCTTGCCGCTCCAGACACCCTGATTTGCCGTTGCGAAGATGTATCCCGCGAAGCACTGGGTTCGATGCATTCTTGGCGGGAAGCGAAGCTGCATACACGCTGTGGAATGGGACCTTGCCAGGGCCGGATTTGCGGACCTGCAGCCGAATTTTTGCTTGGATGGAATGCTGAACGCAGCCGCCCACCTGCGCTTCCTGCGCGCTTGTCGACCTTGGGAAGCCCAATCGAAAAGGCTCGCTCAACAATGTGA
- a CDS encoding (2Fe-2S)-binding protein, producing MNSSTSAQPATPCVDLTLNGRQISAPQGTTLAAALMNAGIGTRESVSGWARSPLCAMGICMECCATVNGVKHVRTCQVDVQQSMTVVTR from the coding sequence ATGAATTCATCGACGTCCGCACAACCCGCGACTCCCTGCGTTGATTTGACTCTCAACGGAAGGCAGATCTCGGCTCCGCAAGGAACGACGCTTGCGGCCGCACTGATGAACGCGGGGATTGGCACCCGAGAATCCGTTTCAGGCTGGGCGCGTAGCCCTCTCTGTGCCATGGGCATCTGCATGGAGTGCTGCGCTACGGTGAATGGCGTCAAGCATGTGCGTACCTGCCAGGTTGATGTGCAGCAGAGCATGACCGTGGTGACACGGTGA
- a CDS encoding proline racemase family protein: MKVGLSSSRKIEVIDSHTAGEPTRCVLSGGPDLGKGTLAERMERLRRDHDWVRRAILCEPRGSDVVVGAWLLEPDTPDCAAAVIFFNNAGYLGMCGHGTIGVAATLAHVGRIEPGIHFLQTPVGKVKIDLKSANDATIENVPAYRYATAVEVQVPGHGTVSGDIAWGGNWFFLIAHNDLPLELENAEALTNLTWRIRTELSTNGITGANGAEIDHIELFTAPRDPFNHSRNFVLCPGKAYDRSPCGTGTSAKMACLVAAGKLAPGDAWRQEGILGTVFEGSVRIENGAIIPSITGSAFVTAESTLLFDAGDPFRNGIGS; the protein is encoded by the coding sequence ATGAAAGTCGGATTGAGTTCATCCCGCAAAATCGAAGTGATTGACTCGCATACCGCGGGCGAGCCCACGCGATGCGTTTTGTCTGGCGGACCAGACCTTGGCAAAGGAACATTGGCAGAGCGCATGGAGCGCCTTCGCCGTGATCACGACTGGGTGCGTCGCGCCATCTTATGCGAACCGCGCGGTTCCGATGTAGTGGTGGGCGCGTGGTTGCTCGAGCCGGATACTCCAGATTGTGCAGCCGCAGTCATCTTCTTTAACAACGCAGGCTATCTGGGAATGTGTGGCCACGGCACCATTGGCGTAGCTGCGACGCTGGCGCACGTGGGACGAATTGAGCCGGGGATTCATTTTCTGCAGACCCCTGTGGGTAAGGTCAAGATAGACCTCAAATCGGCAAATGATGCCACGATCGAAAATGTCCCAGCCTACCGTTACGCCACTGCGGTTGAGGTTCAAGTCCCCGGTCATGGAACCGTGTCCGGAGATATCGCATGGGGTGGTAACTGGTTCTTCCTCATTGCGCATAACGATTTACCGCTAGAGTTAGAAAACGCGGAAGCGCTCACTAATTTGACTTGGAGGATTCGCACCGAGCTCTCGACCAACGGGATAACGGGGGCTAATGGCGCGGAGATTGATCACATCGAGCTATTTACTGCGCCGCGTGATCCGTTCAACCACAGCCGAAATTTTGTACTCTGCCCAGGCAAAGCCTACGATCGCTCGCCTTGCGGGACAGGCACCAGTGCGAAGATGGCATGTCTGGTTGCGGCAGGCAAACTGGCTCCCGGCGACGCTTGGAGACAGGAAGGGATTCTCGGCACGGTATTTGAGGGGAGTGTACGCATCGAAAACGGAGCGATCATTCCGTCGATCACCGGTTCAGCGTTTGTGACGGCGGAGAGCACCTTGTTGTTCGATGCCGGAGATCCATTCCGCAATGGGATTGGGTCGTGA